The nucleotide sequence gtaaaaaaaaaaaaggagaagagGAAGTTTGTTTTCTTGGAACACCACCGTGGAAAAGTACCctctcttacttttttttttttttcatgtcctgTTCACTCTGTTCTTGGTTCATGATGTTCTGTTAGACTTCCTGGGATCCTTGGTTGACAGAGAGTTGGATGGGGAAACATTTTTGGATagggagtaatttttttttaaagatcattattttgtgtatttggtgtaacagaatatgttgacatgctttaatgttcaaaaaacacattttattttaaatactgtacattattgtaggtctcAAACACGTCATTTTCTGCAAattccctccttctgacaagtgcagtctgctctgattggtcaactgacccagtgcattgtgattggacaccacaagcactcgtcggaaatgtaatgcccctttccataatcgcgagcttcatctttcaaaataaatgtaaagagttaataatgtccttagttttaccatcagttcaagccgaAAGAGAAACAGAgtcgcgtgacagacacagtgatgaagctcgtatgtgtttgcagtacacaagccacggacggttaagacagctgactccactgtttcccctctctatctcacacacacacacacacacacacacacacacagacgcgcaCAAAActttgcatttgaacattcaatagcaaatacttaaactaataaatctaataagcacatacatacagtagctgattcagaggCGCCAGATTTTCGTAGCatagtcagaattacctcctctcctaggttcacgaaatgtTCGTCCATAAAATGAGTTGCTGTTCTGTtgcaagtaatcttaaagattcctaaatgcatgttCTTTCGGagggccaaataaagtgcttttgctttcgtcgagatacacacagcatctctcctgctttaacactaactgcgtttactgaaaccacgccttctttcattgcgtgaacatttgggcggcattatgcaaatatttccacatagtgacgcattcatgtgggggcgtgtttgaacgagCTGTTtcagggggcgtggcagagtcttaactttgataaagaatatttctttggttttgagacttttgTCTTTGCAACTTCTGGGATATTATctatgcacaatcagcttgtaacagtccaaagagaaaggaaaacttgaaatcgcatcacatgacccctttaaggctgGTTTTATTCACGTTTTAGTTTCACTTAACCTCTCTTCGTGTATTAGTCAGTTTTAATCATTTGAATACGTCACGAGAACCGTGTCGGATAAAACCATTCCTCTTTTCTGTACATTTCCTGTTACACTTCTTTCTAGGGGTATAAATATTTACTCTGACAACAATTTGATTTGCTCATTGCATCTTGAAATCAAAGTGATAtagcatttatattaatataaatcaaaatagatatttaaatataaaacatacttaGTCATAAAGTtatgttgtattatattatattatatattagtcaactttttttctcatttaaattacaatttggaTCCTGCACtgcaataaatgtttcaaataaataagaaCTATTTTAGTTCAAGTCTGTTATCGTGTGTCTTCCAGATATCTGGTCACTGGGTGTGATCCTCTACATGCTCGTCTGTGGACACCCACCCTTTCAAGAGGCCAATGACAGCGAGACCCTCATCATGATCATGGACTGTCGCTACAATGTGCCAAACCACGTCTCTCCAGAATGCAAAGAGTACGTATGTCGTCTGAGCTTTGATTTTCTTCAAACACGCAGCTTGAAAACAGATTTCTCAGATTTAATCCAGAACGCTGGAGGTCATTGTGTATTTATACACTCCTTTTTCATTATGATGTAGTTTTTACTTTAGgcaaaattacattaaacataagACTTGTTTACTGACAacgtattttgttttattagctCATTTTTCTTACTCCATTGGCATTTGTTCTTTTCTTCTTTAAAGCATGAACctaattatacatttatgcataaaacaagacaaaacatttGGGGTATAAATTTAAGACTTATTATTTGGAAACAAGTTACAAAAATGTTATCATTTATGTTATTCTGACATAAATGAAACTTGTTTAAATGCGTTCACCgggaaacaagacagaaatagaTGTTTTTGTGTTGATATCTAAACAGTCTTTTCTTTGGCATGATAGTTGTTGGGCATTATGTAACGAGTTTTATTAAACCTGCTGAGTGTTTTCTTCAGGGTCAGCAGATGTCATGTATCAATGGTCTTTTCTTTCCATGCTGGTGTTGTTGAGTTCACTATTTCTGGAAACCAGTATTACCAAGGACATGACCTTGGTAAAAACCTTTCCACAAAGACCTGATCTGATACATGCCCACGACAATGCTTGAATAAATAGACTAGTTTTTAAGATGTCCTTCACAGCCGTGTGCCATTGGAACggtgttgggttttttttttattcttctgagAATTAGCTTTCAAACACCACTCCCTCGCACTCCAGTTTGTATCATGTTCATGCTAAACTTAATACCTACATGTAGACCGGAGCCCATGTGAGCATGCTGTACTTTATCTGTTTACACCCGCTTGTATCAGCCAATCACAGGTTATGGTTCTCTAAATGACGCTTGAGCAAGCAATTTAAGGCTTCTGTTTGGATGAGCAAATGTTCTTGGAGGTTAGATTTAGGAGCAAGTTATGACAGAAACAGAATTTCCATCTTTGGGCCAGTTGACGGATAATGAAAGTAACCGGTCATGGCAACgtttactcatttatttatttatttattttcataagggCTTTAACTAGATTTTCCAGATTGTTTAGATGCTTTACTTCTTAACTGAGCTTTAGTATATTATTTGAATCATCATGTTGTTATGATCTTAAGAGGGCTTGGGCATGATTTGGAATTTGGATTTGAATTTAAAtcaatacatacaatacataattgtatgtaaacaaaaaacacaatttggGTACTTAAAATTGGATGCCTTTAATTTACTACAGTCcaccaaaacatttattaaatatgacattttatttcattatgtcattcatactgaaaaaaaatgtattactaaaaACACAAATTCTTGTAATTCCATTTGTATGTTAACTTTAATCATAACGCACAAAACATTGTCAATTCACTTTACTAAATGGCGCACAGGCCTTCTTTTAAGTGTGTTCACCGCTGCTCTATAGTGACCAGATTTTTACACAAGGCTGCCTTTTGTCAGAATGAAGTTATTTTTAAGTGGGTTTATTCCAAGCTGTTTGTAGTCAGAACATTCCCAAAGCAACAGCTCTCAGGCTTGAGTTTAGGTCTGAATCAGTCAATTGTGCAAGAGTGTCTGTACGAGTGTGTGTTAGACATCTGGGCTTGGCTGCACAGCCAAACATAATGACTGGGTCACATGATCTCCACCACAATCAAGAGCTTCCTTTAATGGGAAGGGTTTTCTTAGAGGAGAACACTTGAGTCTTCAGGCAGACTTTCATCTTGCTGTTCACCTTTTTTCCCCACCCTTCTTCCTCGCGGCTATTTAAGGTCTTGAGGTTAAACACACCAAGAGACTCAAGGCCAATGGAGCATGTGGGATTATAAACACAAATACTCAGAGAGAGACCTCAAAAACACACTTCGAAAGGGAAAACATCTCCCCCTGCTGGTCATCTGTGTGCCATTCAGAAATGTGTGCCAGTACCGCAGTGAAATAAAACACTCAAATGCCTTGAATAAACAAGCTGGGTGCAGTgcattcacacatacacacacaagcttGGATCGCAAGAGTTCCAACCAATTCCGTATTCTTTCCATTCGCCTCAATGAAGCACCAATTCTCTGCAggtgctcatgaatattaatcagcagAAAGATAAGCACTTCCTTTTCATTCCGTCTCCTCTGATGGCAAGATGCGCCTGTGCAATCATCGCCTGTCAGCCAGGCAGAGAATATTTATTAAGATTGCTTGAAAAGGAAAGTATGAAAATTGTAACTAGAGTGAGACCGAAATGAAGTGAGATGGAGGCAAGAGTGATGAAGGGTGACAAAATCAAGCCTGTTTGAGAAgatgggatatttcttatttcttttttttcccccgaCGGAAGGTCATGTCTGATGTTCTCGTTCTGCTCTGGTGAAAAAACTAATAACAATCTCTCATCATTCTCTTCCTCTTATTTTCCCTTTTTCCTATCAGTTTGATTTCACGTATGCTGCAGAGGGATCCGGCTAAACGAGCGTCTCTGACAGCGATAGAGGGCCATTCTTGGTTGCAGGGTGTTGACCCTTCGCCTGTCGGGTACACAGCTGCCCCGCTCACCTCCCACCGCAGTTTGTTACCCGAGGAGCACGAGCTCATACTGCAGGCCATGACCAGTGGCAACATTGCTGACCGAGATGCCATTCAGGAGTGGGTATCTCTTTATTCTTCTTGTAGATTTCCTTTGGTCTCAGAATAGTCTGGACTCTTCAGAGTTGCATTATGTAAGTTGTTAATGCAAATGCATATTTTGTGATAGAGCACTGGAGGCTGACAGATATAACCACATCACAGCCACGTACTACTTGCTGGGAGAACGACTCCTTCGAGAAAAGCAAGAGCAGTCAAGTCTCTCTCctgaacaaaaacatacacagtAAGTCCCAGTGTTCTTAAACACATCATAGATCATTTGGAATCTTAAGGTGTTTTATCCTCTTAGGTGGTAGGGATAATTTAAACACATAACCCTTGGTACATAGGTTCCTAATACTTAGTACTGTTGTTGGCTCTGTTACAGGAGACCCATGTCAGAACCACTGGACTTGGTGAGCCAAGTTCCCCAGACTGATACACTAAGAGGAACACCTCTAGGTCCCTTAGCGCCTCTCGGTTCTCTGTCTTCCGGCTATGTCCGACGTGGTGTGAGTGAATCTGGAGATTTGCTGGCTCCCAAACCCAACCGTCATGACAACTCCTTCAGTGACTTTTGCAGCACGGCTCCCTGCTTGAGCTTCAGTCTGCGCCCTCTACCTCCGGACCAACCTACTGTCAAGAGCCTTGGAGCCTTACAGCAGATCTGCGAGGAAGAAGAGGACGAGGATGATGAAAACGATCAGAACAGGGATGAGATAAAACTTGAGGTGGCACCAGGTAAACTGGATCCTCTTCCTTCAACGGATCTCTTGTTGAAACCTTCTAGAATATCTTTGCAATCAGAGACTCAGAGGAGAACAGGGAGGCCGTCTTGTAAAGTGAGGGGAAACTGTGAAACTCTGACTGAGGAGGGGGAACTTGAAGGAAGGGTCAGAAATCACGGAGCAGAAGAAGCCTTTGGATTCAGTGTCTCACGTCAATTCTGGCACCATAGAACAACAAGGACGGATGCCCCCAAACACTGAAGCCCATTTGGAAGAGTTAAACCACACAGAGCAACCAAGTAGAGGAAGGGACAAGGGTGTTATCACCCACCGTAGCTTGTCTTTAGATGAGCAAGGAGGAGAACAAATTCAAGGTCCAAATATAGATGAACCTCCACCACCTCCCAGACTAGATGTTGTTCAGTGCTGCTGGGGACAGCGTGAACCTTCAAAGGACATGCTAGAAAACAACAATAACACCTTAGCCAAATCTCGACTGCTTGAAGTTGGGGTGGTGTCGACCCCTTGCGGTTCCCCAAGATCCCTGCCCAAGAACCACTGTGTGGACCTGGGTCCCGATGGGGTGGAGATGCGCAAGACTGCGGGTGAAGTCGAGAAACCTGAGGAGGTACAGCCTAAACCACAAAAAGGCCTCCAGGGAACCAGGGACACAAATAATGACCCTTCTCTCCGGGCCGATCCCAACAAGGTCAAGAACGTAAACTTGCGAGAACGTCTGCTGCAGTTCCCGCTTTGTGAAAAAGCCTTGTCCTTTAACATCCAGCCCAGTTCTAAAGAGAAGCTCCTCCCATTTGCACAGTACAACTGCTGCCATGTGTTGTAGAGATTGTATCCCGAGATCAAGAAGCAAACTGATATGAACCGAAACCCTCCAACCTCTACAACTCTGGAGTTGTTCAGACAATTAAAGAAAAAGTGTGTTCTCACCTCATACTGTAACCTCAGAGGTGCTTTTCCACACAATCTACTTATTgtatatctttattttctttcccaACCCAGCATTCCTTGCTGCTTTCCTGTAAACAGTTAACCTCTTGGCAATGCTGTGTATACGAACACCTGTAGCTACTGACACTGCTCACTATATCCTGTGCTATCTCAGAGACTTTCATGAGTAATATTGTATGTCTTGCTAGCGTAGGAGCTTTGATTCAATAACTTGTCATTTTGCACTGTAATATCTTTACAACAATAAGAGTTCCACCGAGTTAAGTCATAT is from Carassius auratus strain Wakin chromosome 25, ASM336829v1, whole genome shotgun sequence and encodes:
- the LOC113043046 gene encoding LOW QUALITY PROTEIN: SNF-related serine/threonine-protein kinase (The sequence of the model RefSeq protein was modified relative to this genomic sequence to represent the inferred CDS: inserted 2 bases in 1 codon), whose amino-acid sequence is MAATKSGYEGKIAGLYDLDRTLGKGHFAVVKLARHVFTGQLVAVKVIDKTKLDDLATGHLLQEVRCMKLVQHPNVVRLYEVIDTQTKLYLILELGDGGDMYDYILRHEGGVAEDMAKVHFAQIVRAIAYCHRLHVVHRDLKPENVVFFRQQGTVKLTDFGFSNHFQPGTMLMTSCGSLAYSAPEILLGEEYDAPAVDIWSLGVILYMLVCGHPPFQEANDSETLIMIMDCRYNVPNHVSPECKDLISRMLQRDPAKRASLTAIEGHSWLQGVDPSPVGYTAAPLTSHRSLLPEEHELILQAMTSGNIADRDAIQEALEADRYNHITATYYLLGERLLREKQEQSSLSPEQKHTQRPMSEPLDLVSQVPQTDTLRGTPLGPLAPLGSLSSGYVRRGVSESGDLLAPKPNRHDNSFSDFCSTAPCLSFSLRPLPPDQPTVKSLGALQQICEEEEDEDDENDQNRDEIKLEVAPGKLDPLPSTDLLLKPSRISLQSETQRRTGRPSCKVRGNCETLTEEGEXLKEGSEITEQKKPLDSVSHVNSGTIEQQGRMPPNTEAHLEELNHTEQPSRGRDKGVITHRSLSLDEQGGEQIQGPNIDEPPPPPRLDVVQCCWGQREPSKDMLENNNNTLAKSRLLEVGVVSTPCGSPRSLPKNHCVDLGPDGVEMRKTAGEVEKPEEVQPKPQKGLQGTRDTNNDPSLRADPNKVKNVNLRERLLQFPLCEKALSFNIQPSSKEKLLPFAQYNCCHVL